GTTGTATCCATCTCTTATCCCTGCCATGGAGGATGCCCACACGACAAGGGCCCTCTCCCAAGTGTAGCTAGTGGCATACGAGGCCAGTGGAGTGTGGTCAGTGCCTAGCGACAAATGAGACTTGGTCCTGCTCATTGACCATGGAGGCACACCCTAGCCCTACTCCACGGCCAATTGCGACTTGGATTTCAATTCAACCCCGTCCCCTTTTCTCCCTTAGCGTCAGCCACCTTCCTCTGCCAATAATCAACAACTGGGACCTCGGTACTTCACTAACTGTGGTGCAGCATCCGTCGTGTTGTCTATCTATTGCACTCATGTGGGTTACCCTCGGTAGATGCTTCTAGGTGGACGGGAAGAGCCTCTCAACAGTCCATAGAATCAAGGCAACAACATTAACATCCACGACAATGAAGGATGGTGCACTACAAGTCAAGAAATCCATCTAAAAATATTTATAGTTTTCTTGTAAGATGATTAAAATGAAACATCTTTTCTACTTTGTAACACTGTTTTGGGGAAAGATCATACCACGACATATTTGCTACTTTGTAACACCGTTTTTCGGGAAATATTATCGAAACCCAAGTTGCGGTCTACGTAGTCCTTGAATAATCCAGTGAAAGTTGCAAAGCTTGTCCAATAAGACATATATGTGTTGTTGTGTGTGTAAAGCTTTCTGAACCTGTTGCAGTCTGACAATTCTTAGATGTCCTTTTTCAAACTTTATTTCATGTGTACTCATGTAATTAGTTGATGCCTTTTGTTGGACTATAGGCTCTAGAGTTATGATGTTCTGCAGCCACCTGATGTTGACCTTGCACATGCCTTTAGCCAGTGAAATTATTAATTCCTATGTCTTTGAATGAGTATGATCGCATCCATTCTTGGACGATTGCAGCGAGCTAGAAATTGAACCTATCCTTCATCTGAATTTTCATTATTTGTCTTATGTCGAGAGAATCGGATAAAGACAAAATGTAATCCACATGTTTGGTTCATTGTAGGCTTTGAGTTTCACTTCTTCGTAATGCTCCTTCATCAGTTCATACATCCTTCTAATCTGTGGTTACATTTTGGTTTGTTGTTCAATGGCGGTGTTAAGAAAAGTAATTCAATTGTATTTGTTTTCGCTTATCATTCAAAACACAAACCAGTTTGGGAGCATGTTTGTGATGCTTTGGCCAAGTTGTTTTGGTGTCGTTTCTGTAATCCCGTGAGTCAAGTATTTCGACGGGGTATTGGATCTTTTGCCCACTTTACATGGTGTTTGATGGTTTTCCCCAGGCTTGTCTCAATGGCAAGTGGCCCGGGCCCCGCCCGTCATTCTCGGGGAGGGGGGTGATCAAAGTTAGAAGAAAAGTGGGGCAAAAGATCCAACTTATCGTATTTCAACAGAATTCATGTATTTGTTTCACTTTTGTTATTTTGTCCCAGTTTGGTTCATTTACGGAGAAGTGGAACTCAAAGCCTACAAAATGTAACATGTATGTTTTGTTGCCTTCTGACTTTTGCTACAAGAAGGATCTAAAATGTGCTTAGATCTTGGGAATGTGTCTCCTGGTCTCATTGTTTAATAAATTGTGCATGCTGGTTTTGCACATGATTTGGGTAAGCTTACACTTTATGGTATTGGTTATCACATTTTTTGTGGCTCATTGTACATGTGGTTAACGGTACAAGCTATTTAGGTGGGGTTCACTATTGATGTAATAGCACCCAACCAAACCACGTGATTATCATCATGTTGTGAATGCAATTGGTAATCAATTGCATGACGGTTATCATGACGGTTATCCTTATATGCTTATTAATAATGCTTGTGCTAGCGAGACTACATGCAGCTGTGTTCTTTGCTCTGTACACAGAGGGATGACTATGATAGAAGTTGAGCCTATGGtgcaaaaagtaaaaataaaataatCCTATGCCATTAGATAGTAGCTGGATGCTCAAAGCACTTAAATGGATACATTACGACCCCGACTCCATCCACCCACTATAGTTAGATATAAAACATAAACATTTGCAATAACCACCTCAAGTATCTGATCCAATCGTTATATCCAACGCCCAACGACCATTTATAGATGTGCACAACTATGATACCCCATATTCTCTTACTTTTATTAAAAATATATGCATATGTATATCACATGAAATCCATATATATTTCAATACTCCCCCGTTTCTTCTCACTTCAAACATAAGATTAGTTTGaatcaaactacacaaagtttgacaaatttatattaaaaaatatcagcaTCTACAATACTATAGTtatatagtatgaaaattaatttcatattGCATCTAATGATTTGGTTTCGTATTGttaattttaatattttttcctataaatattgtcaaactttacaaagtttgactttgcaCAAATTtcatatgcaaactaaaaagaaaaggagTATATTATTGCCTTTTGCAGCTTTTTTTTAGACAATCTCGCCAAGCTTTATTGAGACATCAAAAGGTTTATAGGTAAAAAATGCAGCTCCCCAGGCTGGCCCAACTAAACATGGCGACCAAAGCCAAGAGTCAAAACATGCTTAGCGAGATTGCGAGCCTCGAATatcgagctcctaaactcatgaactATACTACACAAATTGAAAAGGCTAGATCGTTCTATAATTTCATGTACTATAGCTCTGTACTCCGTCGCCGACTTTTTCTCAATGTCCCGCACCACCTCCTGTAGTCCCAGGCAATGTGAATCTGGTTGACATATAGATCCTCTGCCAAAGCTTGCCCCTCTCGGATTGCCAGAAGCTTCAGTGTAGATGTCGCATTAATAAATTTGAACTTAATAGCTGAAGCTCCCAAGAACTTACCGCCCTGGTCACGGCACACAACTGCAGCTGCACAACAGGACCCGTCACCTTCTACTGATATATTTGTGTTGAGTTTGACAAAGCCGTCAGTCGACGGTAGCCAAGTAGCAGGCTGGGGCTCCGATGTCCTATGCCGTGTCGGTGCATCTTTCTCCAGAAACTGAAGCTCACTGATATAAGAATTGACAAAAAAGTTAGTTGCGAAAGGACTCTCAAAAATATCTTggtgtatagctctcctccttgctCGCCAAATGGCCCATAGACTCACCACCACACGAGTGAAATTTTCATGTTGTAATGTATTGTGGATGGTAAACAACCAATTATTTGCATTCATAGACAAGTTGTCCACCATAACCTCCACTGTTTATTCTAAGCATAAAGACCAGACACTCCTTGCCATCACACAGTCTATCAGAGCATGTTTCCATCTGTCCTGGGTTGTGCAAAACGCACATACCCTCGTGGTGGACATATTTCGGTGATGCAATAAATCAGCTGTTGGTATACTTTCATGGCACGGTCTCCACAAAAACACTTTTATCTTTGATGGAATTTTCATGTTCGAGTGAAGACCAAGCCCTTTCCTCATCATTAGTATTCGACTGCCCGCCAACAGCATGTAACAAAGCTTCATTTTTTAACTTCAGATCCGCTAGAAATCTATAGGCCAATTTAACTGAAAAAATGCCTCTGTCATCTTCTCCCCACGCCCAAAAATCATCCACTCTTCTAGTACATAGTGAGGTTTTGAGAATAGCTTCAGCATCAACAGGTAGGAACATAGACCGAACCCTCTCCTCATGCCAGCTGGTCGATGAGCTATCAATCAATTCAGAGACccaagttggtttttcatgcaccAGAGATATGATTGGCCTCATCATCCCCGAACGAGGTATCCAATTGTGATCCCACACCTTGGTTCCTTCCGTTGTCCCAATTCTCCTGATCAGTCCTTGTGCCAAAGCTCCCCTTCCATCAATAATGGCCCTCCAAATTTGAGACAGACTATTTCCTAGCTCAGCCTCCATGAAGGATGAAGATGGATAATATTTAGCCTGTAATATTCTTGCACTTAGTCATCGGATCCTGAATTATACGCCATGCTTGTCTTGACAGAAGTGACAAGTTGAAAAGCTCTATATCTCGAAAACCCAGCCCTCGCAAGTGTTTTGGCTTGGTGCATATGTCCCATGAAATCCAACAAGGTTTCCTCTTTCCCCTCTTGCTGCCCCACCAAAATTGTTGTATCATCGATGTAATACTTTCATAAATCCCTCTAGGCAATTTAAAACAAGACATAGAGTATACTGGAATGGCTTGAGCAACTGCCTTGATAAGTACCTCTTTTCCTGCATAAGACAACAGCTTCCCCATCCACCCCTTAATCTTTTCCCATACTCTGTCCCTCAAGTATTTAAAAGTGTCATTCCTCGAGTGACCCACCTTCCATTGGCTTTTGCAGCTGACAATGAGCATATCTCCCAAAAAAATAGGACTTGAAAATACGCACACCCCAGCCCAAGATCAGCGCTACGTGGGCCAGGCCACCTAAAATCACATCTAGAGGACGCAGCTATTGAATTGAAGTAAAGTTTGGGACATCCTATCTGTCGCGCATTGCGTCCAGGAGACACGTGCCAGACTGGGGCTAACCAACTGGGTTGGCCTAGCAATGTGCAAACAGTGTGAAACTTCCCAAAAGAAAGTCATGTGCGCATGAGGAAGAACAAGGGACCTCCCACTAGTGATCCTCGTCGTTAGCCACTGTACTAGTTGCTGAGCTTCAGTGTCTAAATAGGCAGTGCGAGGTATAAGAACAATAAATTGCGATAGATTTAACATTAATTTCACATTTCAAATGTGTTTTTtaagtgaatattttttgaaacacaACTTTTTCAAATCTGTCAACAAATTTATAAAAATCAATGTTTTTGCGAAATCTTGTACATATTTTGCAGACACGAACAAATTTTTAAATTACCCAAACACTCTTTGAATTTTCAAACAAATTTTAAAAACATAAACTTTTTTGaattttgagttttattcaaatgggaacttttttgaaattcccaGACTTTTTCGAATTTCTGAACACATTTAGGAAATCTGAacaattttgaaaattttaaattctaTTTTGTGAAATATTCCATTATTTATGAAAAGAAGAGAACAAGTTTGAAAATTATAGTTTttaatttatgaacaaaattatAAAACTTGCGCTTTTTTACCTTTGTAAAATGTGCGAATTTCTTTGAATTTCTGAAAAAACTTATTTGAGGATAAAAATAGAACTcaaaaaaagggagaaaataaacatgaaatgaaaataaaaaaaggaaagaaagaagcagaaaaaaatgaaaaaggggCGGCCCAGTCGTTGGCACCTCTGTGCGAAGCCCCGGCTACTTTCTAAATAGTAGGTTTTACTGGAATTCACTCAATCAGTTATGGAGCAAGAGAGCCGTTTCATCTCTAtcttaaagaaatataaaaatgaaTAGAAAGTGAAATGATTcgattttttttatattttggtCAATATTTTTATTTAGCTAACAGCTAGGTGTTGCGTCGCGCCTCAAATAGGGTTTTCCGTGAAGTTCAATTACATTTTAATAGAAGAATAAAGTAAAAATTCTAACGGCGGCATTTTTCTTGTTACATAGGAGCTCAGCTTGGGCAGGAATGTGGATCGATCTCGCGAGTAGTAATCAGCCTAATTACAGCAATTTGTGTACACTCTTTATATTACCTGAGAAAAGTGATCTAGAGGAAAAGGACATAGAAAACGCTGTCCACCTCAAAGCCGGACGTCAGAGCAGAGGCATGAAACCTGCCATGTTAGGCATGGACGCGTGAAGCTTGTATGCATGCACAGCCTTTCCAATTTCCATCTCCATCGATCAGTGCTACATATACCCCGTACCGCTCGTTCCATAGCTCATCAAGCAGCTCGATCGACCACTCCACTAGCGTGCCTCAGAGCTCATCACGCCGCACTCAGGCACCAGGAACACACTAAAATGGCTGCCCAAAACAAGGAGGTCGACGCCCTGGTCCAGAAGATCACCGGCCTCCACGCCGCCATCGCCAAGCTGCCCTCGCTCAGCCCGTCCGCCGCCGTCGACGCGCTCTTCACCGACCTGGTCACCGCGTGCGTGCCCCCGAGCCCCGTGGACGTGACCAAGCTCGGCCCGGAGGCGCAGGCGATGCGGGAGGGCCTCATCCGCCTCTGCTCCGAGGCCGAGGGGAAGCTGGAGGCGCACTACTCCGACGTGCTCGCCGCCTTCGACAACCCGCTCGACCACCTCGGCGTCTTCCCCTACTACAGCAACTACATCAACCTCAGCAGGCTGGAGTACGAGCTCCTCGCGCGCTACGTGCCCGGCGGCATCGCCCCGGCCCGTGTCGCGTTCATCGGCTCCGGCCCGCTGCCGTTCAGCTCCTACGTCCTCGCCGCGCGCCACCTGCCCGACACCGTGTTCGACAACTACGACCTGTGTGGCGCGGCCAATGACCGCGCGAGCAGGCTGTTTCGCGCCGACAAGGACGTGGGCGCCCGCATGTCGTTCCACACCGCCGACGTCGCGGACCTCACCGACGTGCTCGCTACTTACGACGTCGTCTTCCTGGCCGCGCTCGTGGGCATGGCGGCCGAGGACAAGGCCAATGTGATCGCACACCTTGGCGCGCACATGGCGGACGGGGCGGCCCTCGTCGTGCGCAGCGCGCACGGGGCGCGTGGGTTCCTGTACCCGATCGTCGATCCTCAGGACATCGGCCGAGGCGGGTTCGAGGTGCTCGCCGTGTGTCACCCCGACGACGACGTGGTGAACTCCGTCATCATCGCACGGAAGTCCAACGACATGCATGCGAATGGACCTTGCAACGGGCGTGGTGGACAGTACGCGCGGGGCACGGTGCCGGTGGTCAGCCCGCCCTGCAGGTTCGGTGAGATGGTGGCGGACGTGACGCAGAAGAGAGACGAGTTTGCCAACGCGGAAGTGGCCTTCTAATCGCTGCGGAAGTGGCCGTTGTAATCGTATGTATGCATTTTAAGTCATGTGTTGTTTGTACCCAATAATGTAAGTGGTGTTTACACGCGCATGTATTGTACACTCGGTCTCTAAAAGACATGGCAAATCAGGATAGTGTACAAAGGAAAGATATGTGTTGTTGTAGGTGTATGAGTTGGGAAGAAGATGATTTTCGTTCACAAATACAATGTCCGGACCACGCTGTCCGGACCgaggaagccatccaacgcggttCTCTGTTGGTCCACGAAGCGGTCCGGACGCGATTTCtctcgcaaaccggagacaaatcAGGGGTTGTCGTAATTACTATCTTGGTAGGTTCGGTTGTCATGGATGTTCGGAATCCACAAACCATTCCAACCGCCGGGCAGATCTTTTTTTGAATATGTCCTTGAGTTTATTCGAGACTTGAGCAAAACTCAGATGTGGCgttgcgggagtccggacatgcGAAACATCGCTCTCTGCCCCCTGGCCCACCCAAAAGGAAGGCGGAGCCCACGCTTTTGTAGCATCCCGCACTGTTTTCGCGCCAAATCCCCCACTCTCTTCTTCCACTCCCCGTCGCTCTCCGCCCAATTCCCGCTCTTTTCTTCCACCCTCTCCTTCCCTCTACCACCGACGCGTGAAACCATCGGAGAACCTGTCGGAGATGGAGCCGGAGGATCCCGCTCGCCCGGAAGATCGGCTCGGCGACACGGCAAATTCGTCGCGTCAAAGTGACGGCCGCAAAGGAGGAGAAGTTGAAGAAGCGGCTGGCCGCTGATGGGCCTGGTGGTGGCGATGGGCGTGAAGGACTGCTGCATGGCCATCATGGCCGGAGCCTTACAAGCCTCCGTACTACTACGTCGCCAAGCAGCTCGCAACCCCCACCGGTACGGTTCCTTACATCGTCGGCGTTAACGCCGCACCGCTCCTCTCCAAATATTCTTCGCCACAGCTTGTCCGGGCGAGGACGGGGGGGGCGGGGAGCTAGCAGATGGGTGCCCACACGTTGTTTGCTGCAATGCTGAGAGCGGGGGAGCTGGCGTACGACGCGGACAGGGAAATGCTCAACATCATCCATGATGGAGGCGAG
Above is a window of Triticum aestivum cultivar Chinese Spring chromosome 6B, IWGSC CS RefSeq v2.1, whole genome shotgun sequence DNA encoding:
- the LOC123135012 gene encoding probable nicotianamine synthase 4; translation: MAAQNKEVDALVQKITGLHAAIAKLPSLSPSAAVDALFTDLVTACVPPSPVDVTKLGPEAQAMREGLIRLCSEAEGKLEAHYSDVLAAFDNPLDHLGVFPYYSNYINLSRLEYELLARYVPGGIAPARVAFIGSGPLPFSSYVLAARHLPDTVFDNYDLCGAANDRASRLFRADKDVGARMSFHTADVADLTDVLATYDVVFLAALVGMAAEDKANVIAHLGAHMADGAALVVRSAHGARGFLYPIVDPQDIGRGGFEVLAVCHPDDDVVNSVIIARKSNDMHANGPCNGRGGQYARGTVPVVSPPCRFGEMVADVTQKRDEFANAEVAF